The window CTTCCTTCATCTGaagagcttttttttttttttttttagttttatttatgagGGAATATTTTACACCAAGTTATCGGGAAAACATGTTGTAATCTAATTTTATATAGAAAAATTAGAATGCGTGTAGTATTATAATACATAATCAtctaattcctttttttttggtgGGAGGAAAATAGTGTGAATATAAGTATAACCATGAGTTCAACAAAATTTAGTGCTTCAGTCGATGCTACCCTGTCAGCTCAAAACACACACTGTTAATTCTGAATCCGTcaatagaaaataaagaaatttgaCTGTGTGATTTGGTATGCCTAAAATAAGCGCAGAAAGatccacacacacacatattCCTCACTACTCCCTCATTTTTCATCCCACTTCCTCCTGcgtataataaaaattaacaaaataaaaCTTGATTTGAAGATTATGACCCTAAAAAATCCTTAAAAAAACATCTTCATTTCCTAGAAATTTAATTCTGTTAAATAACGTAATATTTGCACCACGTGACACTAAAATTAAAAGTAGATAATTGCTCTAATACTAGTTTGCTTTGAGGTCAAGGTTATCAGGAACAAGGTACGAATAAAAAAGGGCATGATAAAATTGTAGATAGCATAGGAACTTCATTTGTTGAGATGTAACGtaaatcccttttcttttttgttctaaTGTTATAGATATATAGTTGGTCGATATAGCAGCCCCTGTATAACAAATTTTAAATTCCCAAAAATCTTTCGGACACGGAATGAAAGTCCAACACAAATAGAAAGTAACACCATTGAATCATCTCTTCTAGTAAAAGTAAGATGACAGTTTTTagtagagaaattttcataaagcactattgTTTAGTAGTTATTAGCTATTTATAGATACCATTTGTTATATTACGGCTTGTAGATACATTTTCTGtaattataagatgtatttgatgtatttaagctactgtattcatgaatacaatagcaaaaataggcgtgaatcaggggaGGCTAGCTAATCAGTTATTGTATTCGACTATATTCACGAGCCGTATTCGTGAATATAGTAACGTAAATTGCTTAAAAAAAGGACCTGTCAACTATTTTAAAAACGGAAACAGAATCAATTAACAAAATAgtctcctaatataactcaactaaCACAATTATATCACCCATAATCTGTAATTCACGCTTCCAGAAAGATATTCAATccgaaaaatagcaaaaaaatagAGCAATCTCTGGATTTTCTATTCTCCCTTTTTTCTATTGTTCCAGTTTATACCCAGTTCTGTTTTCAACCACGAAAAATCGAGATTGATACAATTGTATACAGAAATTCGATTTAATTCGAGTTTATATATGACAAGTTTAACCGTGTTATTATGTCATTCTGGCAAGTGAAACGGTGAGAGTAACTACGTCAATTATTCGATTGAGGGAATACTGATAAAGGAGTATGTGTCGTATAATGATTTGGTTGCGTCAATTTCTAAGCAACTGGACATAGATTTGAGCTCAAAGTCCATTAAATTCAATACAAAGTAGAAAGAAATTGAACGCCAATGAAAATACACAATGATATGGGTTACAGGGTGTATGTAGAGTTgaaaaaaaagaacaaagaattcGGAATGTATCCTTTGTGCATAACAACAATTGACAAAGAAGTTGTAGCCGGAGGTAGTTTAATTCAAGGTAACATTGTGCAAATAGACGAAGAAGTTCAAAGGTATAAATTTTATTACAGATAATACACTTGCTGTTGATGTTGTCAATTCAGGCTAACCAATTGGGGTGTTCGAACTGGACAAGGATTTGATAAATTCAAAAGCTAAGCAAAGGGAGGTTATGGCTGGAGAAGTATATAAGGATAAGGCTACATTAAAAGAGGTGATGGAGCATTATGCTATATCTGAAAGGTTTCAATTCCGGGTTGATAGGTCTAATGCTATCAGGTTTGAGTGTTCTTaattattcattatttttttgtatattgtaTTCATGGTAGGAGTTGTGAATGGTATATAGATGTATTTAGGTGTATTTGGGAATTTTTACTTGACCTTCACATTTgtacttttctatttttttatgtatttcaAATACATGTATTCTTTTGTATTATACTGGTAAAAACTTATTACAGTGGCTCTCACTATTTTTTTAGATGTATTAGTTGTATTTAAATATATGCATATAACTATAGGCGTATTCAGAAATATTTAAATGTATACCATTGTATATATTTGTGTTGTatgataatttatatatatagatgtaaTAATATATTCAAATGTATATGAGTGTTTTTTTTGTAAGCATTTATACTGATCATATATATATTGATAAATTCTTTGCAGCTATGAATTATTATGTATGTTAGAAAATTGTGAATGGAGGTTTAAGGCTTATAGCATTAACAAATCACAACCATTCAAAGTGAGAGAGTTCAATGATAAGCATACATGTCCGTTGAAGGACAAGATATATGAGCAATACCAGGCAAGTAGCAGCCTTATAGGTTGTATGATTACGCCCAAGCTTACTAATCATAAGAGGAAATACACCCCAAAGGATATAATTAATGATGTGAAATAAGATTTAGGTGAAGATGTTAGCTACGTGTTGGCGTGGCGGGctaaagaaaaggcaatgaattTTTTGAGAGGTAAATCGGCTGATTCATACAAAAAATTATCAGGATACTTATATATAATAGATATGACATATCCCGGTTCGCACATTAGATTGGTAAAATGGCCAGAAAATAAGTTCATGTATGTGTATATCTTTGTATGCCTTTATAAAAGGGTTCGAGCATTGTCGACCCATTGTGGTTGTGGATGAAAGTCACCTAAAATCTTATTACACCGGAACATTCGTCTCGGCCAGCACGTTGGATGGTACAGGTGAGTATGTGGATTATAATAAAATTTGTTAATATTAATACCTATGTCAAATAAAATGAGTTCCATTTTAAAGATTgaaatacatattttaaaaatatgtatgCAATTGTCTTTACAGGTCATATTATGCCGCTAGCATATGGTGTTGTTGATTCAGAGAACGATGCTGCTTGGTCgtggttctttgagcaattcaaggaAGCATATGGTGAGAGGGAAAACATGTGCATCGTTTCAGATAGGAATGAGAGTATCATCAAATCTGTATCGAGAGTGTATCCAGATGTATCATATTTTGCTTGTATATGGCATCTGTGGAATAACGCATATAAGAAATTCAAAAAGAGCCATGTAGAGTTGAGCGAGATATACTTCTCGATGACAAAAGCATACACACAGGCTGAATTTGACAGTCTAATGGAGAAGGTGGAGAAGGTAGATATTAGGGTGAAAGAATACTACTTGGAGTTAGTTGGATACAAAAAGTGGGCTAGGTTGTATGCACTTGTTAACAGGGGATGGACAATGACGTCAAATATTGCTGAGTCAATCAATGTTGCACAAGTGTCAGCAAGAAAATTGCTAATATACGACTTCCTCGAAGAAGTTAGGAAGATGTTTGGATGTTGGAATCGCAGAAACTGGAAAGTAGCTACACAGACATACACAACTCTTGAAAAAGAATTCCAGGAGATGCTTACTTTGAATGAGGCAATGTCTACACGCATGACCGTAAGTTTTATTTTTATATGTTATTGTATCatatatttagcccgtgtacaagGTTTAATTTTTTCTAACACAATTTATACTATTTGAAATACAGTCCATATGTTTAGTGTATTGTTAATtgaatttaatatttttgtttcTATCCATATGCATTTCATAAGCATATATTTAATGTATATAAATATATTCAAAAGGTAAGATATCATTATTTTTGAAATAGGATGTATTCTTCTGTATTCAAACAATTTCATTGTATACAACTGCATATTTCTGAATtctatatacaaaaatatatttgtattaaatACATATTTGATTTAATCCATACTGCTGTAAATTTAATACGTCTATTATATGGTATAtaaatgaattttttttgtttatatgtGTTCAAAACTTATAGGTCTATGTTTAAATGTAGGTGGTACCATCGACTGAATACTTGCATACAGTGAACGATGAAGAGAGGCAGTACACCGTGTGCCTGTTAGAGAGAAAATGTATTTGTGGGAGGTTTCAAGTTAACGAATTACCATGCCCGCACGCTTGGGCTGTATTGAAGAGAAAGTTTCTAATGCCAGAAGATTATTGTTCTAACTATTACAAATCAAATTCTACTGTAATGACATACAATGTACATGTGTATCCGTTGCCGGACTGAAATAAATGGAATATACCAGCACATATTTTAGAGAAAGTTGTATTACCACCCAAATGGAAAAGACCTCCTGGAAGGCCACAGAAGAAACGCGATAAGCCATTTAGTGAATTGTTGCAGCAGAAaaatcaacattcatgtagcataTGTGGGCAGGGAGGACATAATAAGAGAACGTGTAGAAATGCCCCAAGTAGGACTTAGTTCACATTCTGACTTGTATTAGTGCTACAACGATGTGTCATAGATTCAAGTGACATTTTAAAATAATACATTTTGGATTTTTTCGTGAATAGATTCTAGATATAGTTAGTTAGTGTATTCGATTTTTGTGTGAATACATAATTCAGGGTACACTCATAGTCTATATTCGAATACGTCTGACTACATACGGAAAAAAACTGTTATAAACATATGAATATGAGTGTATTATAAAAAGATTTCATGTGTCATTCAGCAATACATAAGTCATTCATTTTTTTGAATACATCTAAATAAATCTAGATACAAAATGTGTTTGGATTTGAGATTGTATAATCTTTCTAAATATACAAACCAAACAAATACATCTGTATACATATGAATACAGTCTGTTAAATTTTGCTAAACACTACTTATTGAATACATTCGAATACATCCTGTTTAATACATACTTATACAATCTATTATACACTGTGTCTGATTTGAATATACAAATCCAAccaaatacatctgaatacagcTACATAGATTTGATTCCATATGAATATACCTGTTTACAACAACAACAGACCTAGTTTGATCTCAGCAGGTGGGGTaagggtgggcatcggtcggttaTTATGAAAGTACGGTTCGGTTTATCAGTTTTCggttttgtaatattaataaccaaatcaaaccaaagtatTTACGGTTCGGTGCGGTTTTTTCAAAGTTCGGTTCGATTATTTccaatttatttttttggttttaaacgGTTCAAGACAAAAGCTGGCCAGACAGAAATACAAAATTTAGTAATGACACGCTAAAACAACTAGGACTACGTCCAATTCCAACACAATATCAGACAAAATGAACCATGAGCAAAATGACAGTGAAGTCCAAGAATTCATCAATCAGCACATTTACTccacaacacaactcaaaatggACTTATCAGGTTCTGTTTCAATCATATTGGGATTGCTTGTTCCGATTCTTCAAGAGACATTTCGCCAAATCCTAAAGAGAATTTCTGGCATTATGGACTGGAAAGTAGAAAGAACAAACAAGAATTTAAGCAAGAGGTTAGATGAGATAGTGGCAAAGAGGATGGAGGAAAAAGATCATAGTTCAAAGGACTTCTTATCGCTTATACTGCAGGCAAAGGAGTATGAGAAGTTAGCTAAGAATGTTTTCACCTCAGATTATATCGGTTTTTCTGTTTAATCGAAAACCAAAATACAAAAACCGTAAACCGCactgaaaaattgaaaattaataattttcaaACCGTGCACCGACCGAAAAACCAAAACCGAAAAACCTAAATTCACGGTTCGGCCGGTTTTTTCGGTTCGGTCGGTAAATGCCCACCCCTAaggtggggtctgggaagggtagtctgtacgcagaccttatccctacctaatacaggtagagaggctgtttccaatagaccctcggctcaggaagggcaacaagaagaagaggaaatcaaggaagaaagaaagatggaagataaaagaaaaagggagagataaaggataagtggtaccaaataatagcaatagagaatacaatacctgaggcgaacaaaaccacataacgtaataaaaatctaagaatatgaagggacaTGCATGCTACTAAGACTATGGATGAACAACTATAAATttcctactaaccttctaccttaatcaTCGACCTCcataccctcctatcaagggtcatgtcctcagtgagctgaagcagtgccatgtcctgcctaatcacctcttcccaatacttcttaggcctacctcgacctcttctcaaactctccatggccaacctctcacacctcctaacaagAGCATCAATGATTTTTCtcttaacatgtccgaaccatctcagcctcgactcccgcatcttgtcctccacggaggCTACTCCCACTCTGTCCCGAATAGCTTCATTCTTAATCCTATCTCTCCTGGTACATCCATACATCTATCTCAACATACTCATCTCTGCTACTCTCATCTTCTGCACGTGGGAGTTCTTgattggccaacactcagccccatgcAACATAGATgcaccaaggcacctccccttggatgtgacGCGACACTACATCCATCGCCAAGGCAAATAAAAATGGGATAAGAGCCgatccctggtgcaaccccatcaccaTAGGGAAATGCTTTGAGTCAACACCCAcagtcctcacccgagtcttagcatcatcatacatatccttaatcacaCTAATGTACGCTACTGGAACACCGctaacctccaaacacctccacaaGACCTCCCTCGGAACTTTATTGTATGCTTTCtcaaggtcaataaacaccatatgcaaatccttcttcctctccctgTACAGATACACTAATCTCATTACCAGATGAATCACTTTCGTAATCGAACGCCTCGTCATAAATCCAAACTGATTCTCGGAAATAGACACGCACCTCCTCACCCTggcctccaccaccctctcccaaaccttcatagtgtgactcaataacttgatacccctataattattgcaattttggatatcacccttgttcttgtaaagcggaaccattgtactccacctccattcttcgggcatcttctttgtcttaaaaataacattaaacaacccaatAAGTCACTCCAAACATGCCCGCCCCACGCTCTTTCAGAATTCCACCAGGATTTCGTCTGGCCCCATCGCTCTGCCCCTGCACATCTTACACATCGCCCCTTCCACCTCCTTTATCGTAATCCACCTACAGTACCCAAAATCCCATCGACTCTCGGAGTGCTCCAACTCACCCAACACAATGCATCTATCCCCCTCTTCATTCAACAGTTTATGGAAGTATGTCTGCTATCTTCTCCTAATAAGTGCATCGTCCATTAACATTTTTCCATCCTCATCCTTGATGCACTTGACTTGGTCTAAGTCGCGAGCTTTCCTCTCCCTCACCTTGGCCAACCGGTACAACCTCTTGTCCCCGCCTTTGCCCTCGAGCTCCTTGTACAAACGAGCAAACGCCTCGTTCTTAGCCATCGTAACTGCTAACTTCGCCTCTTTCTTTGCTTTTTGTAACACTCCCAATAAGCCCTTTTTTCCTCCTCGTTTGTACTCTTTACTAGCTTCAAATAAGTAGCTTTCTTAGCTTCTACTTTACCTTgaacctctccattccaccaccagtcccctTTATGACCCCCAGGAGAGCTCTTCGTGACCCCTAAGAACTCTCTAGCAGCTACCCTAACGCAATCTGCAGTCGTGAATCACATACTAGACGCGTACCCTTACTTATCCAGGCCCTCATAGACAATAACTTCTCCCCTAACTCCTGAGCTTTGTGCTTGGTCAAGTTACCCCACTTGATCTTAGGTTACCTGCTATCACACCTCCCTTTTACCTACTACCGGaaagggtataagagagttttctccaatttaagtgacaatcaaaatgggattattttatttagaaatcaaagtcgccacttcggatgatttatggtgtcccaagtcaccggtttaaatcctgaatcgaggaaggTTGACTATTAtcttatggtctgcgaacacagaaatccagataaggaattttgttaacccgggagaaggtgttaggcattcccgaattccgtggttctagcacgatcgttttgatcatacttggcttattaaattgtctaattactcattttagaacctatgtgcatttgcctcttttaactaagaaattatcttaaaacaGGTCACGCGttcgtgtacccatttgtttggcgcatcaaaaattatgtcacgcaaacgtgtccacaattaataacgctttattattattaagaaagtttggtcgaagttgcgcgaacgtaTACTCCAGTTTtgtttttagaatcgtaattatgtcacgcgaacgtgtacacaaccaCGATAGTTTGATTAAATGCGTGCCTAAAAGAAACATTTCTACGGATGTTTATTCTTAATAATCTAATTACAGCATTGGTGAGGGTCATAAGTGATTTAattaaatggcacacctcaatctaATTAAAAGAGTTACTCTAACCAACGTAATATGAGGCCACTCTTGCACAACTATTAGCTGAAAGGAAAATGGTATTTGTACTAGGCCTTTAAGTATTTGGGCCACGTCTGTTTTGGGCTTTTATCCGCATAAATGGTTTAAAAAGAGAACTAGGCTCGAAGGCGAGCCCAAGGAATGAGATTAAGCAAACGTCCGCCCATCTCCAAACGACACCAAAATCCAGACCCAAAGTAAGCTAATTCTGATGAAAAGAAAAGGCTGAGGGGCGTGGGACTCAAGATCGAGTCCAAACAGAGCGGAGGAAACATCTGAAGCCTAAGAAAGCTAGTTGAGCCCATTTGACTCTGATTAACATGCAACAATATGATGTACAAAGCTCTAAATGCTACAACGCCCAGATAACCATATCACACATCTAAAAGAAACActgttttgaatttaattgaattAGTAACATAAGGATAAGGCTATGCAGCGTTCAAATCTCAATTTAGCTCAAGCTGAATTATAAACAATTTGATGAAATTCACACCTCAATTTAACCTTTCTAATACAAACAGTAGTGGAAATCTTACACAATTGGAATATTTAGCACTTGTCAAACTAACAACTTATTGCTTCTCAAGAACACAAATGTTCAAACCATACTATAGAAAGAAATAAGCCAATAGATTGTAATGTGACCAACCCTGAATCTGAAAATCCATACTGGCTTCAACAATcttaaacaaaaccaaaaaaaaaagtgttCAACCTAACTTAGACCCCTACTTCAAGAAGTTCAAACATTCTACATATCCAACAAACAA of the Nicotiana tabacum cultivar K326 chromosome 7, ASM71507v2, whole genome shotgun sequence genome contains:
- the LOC107771836 gene encoding uncharacterized protein LOC107771836, whose protein sequence is MKIHNDMGYRVYVELKKKNKEFGMYPLCITTIDKEVVAGGSLIQGFEHCRPIVVVDESHLKSYYTGTFVSASTLDGTGHIMPLAYGVVDSENDAAWSWFFEQFKEAYGERENMCIVSDRNESIIKSVSRVYPDVSYFACIWHLWNNAYKKFKKSHVELSEIYFSMTKAYTQAEFDSLMEKVEKVDIRVKEYYLELVGYKKWARLYALVNRGWTMTSNIAESINVAQVSARKLLIYDFLEEVRKMFGCWNRRNWKVATQTYTTLEKEFQEMLTLNEAMSTRMTVVPSTEYLHTVNDEERQYTVCLLERKCICGRFQVNELPCPHAWAVLKRKFLMPEDYCSNYYKSNSTVMTYNVHVYPLPD